The Haloarcula sp. CBA1127 genomic interval CGCGTGGTACATCATCCCAGAGAGTATCGCGGAAACGCCGTACGAGTCAGTCGACAGGGGTCCGAAACCCGGCGCAAAAATGAAGCAACGTCGGCAGGAAAACGACGGCTCCGGACAGCGGGCATCCGAGGACGACGGCCGACTCTCACAGAACCGCGACTAGAGGAAATCGTCCTGCATCGCTGGGTCCTGCTGTTCGGAGGCCGTCTGGTCGAAAATCTCTTCGTCGAGCGTCTCGGTCTCTTCCGTCGTGGTATTGTAGGCCGATATCCCTCGCTTCAAGAGGTCTTCGACGGCC includes:
- a CDS encoding ribbon-helix-helix domain-containing protein, with translation MSKIKVSLPDQVDSDIQRLVEQGEFLNRDQAVEDLLKRGISAYNTTTEETETLDEEIFDQTASEQQDPAMQDDFL